From Lysinibacillus sp. SGAir0095, the proteins below share one genomic window:
- a CDS encoding dihydroorotate dehydrogenase electron transfer subunit, producing MIQQERMIVVRQSEIAHHIFELTLQGQIVQDMNPGQFVHIRVSDSFEPLLRRPISIANINKETGEATVIYRAEGRGTQILSQKQVGDEVDVLGPLGNGFPVEAAPEGGTALLVGGGIGVPPLYELSQQLNARGIRTIHVFGFATEDVCFYEDQFSTLGDTHFVTVDGSKGTKGFVTDLLEELQPEFDVFYSCGPLPMLRALEQFYPEKPGYLSFEERMGCGIGACFACICKTTEQTDKDYVKVCSDGPVFPKGVVEL from the coding sequence ATGATTCAACAAGAACGAATGATAGTCGTTCGTCAAAGTGAAATAGCTCATCATATTTTTGAACTAACATTACAAGGTCAAATTGTTCAGGACATGAATCCTGGACAATTTGTCCATATTCGTGTGTCAGACAGCTTTGAGCCACTTCTTAGACGACCAATAAGTATTGCAAATATTAACAAAGAAACAGGAGAAGCGACAGTAATTTATCGGGCTGAAGGAAGGGGTACGCAGATTCTCTCACAAAAACAAGTGGGAGATGAAGTAGATGTCCTTGGCCCTCTAGGAAACGGCTTCCCAGTAGAAGCAGCACCTGAGGGAGGAACAGCCCTACTAGTGGGTGGAGGAATTGGTGTACCGCCACTTTATGAACTGTCCCAACAATTAAACGCGCGTGGAATCCGTACAATTCATGTATTTGGCTTTGCTACGGAGGATGTATGTTTTTATGAAGATCAGTTTTCTACATTAGGCGACACACATTTCGTAACGGTAGATGGCAGTAAAGGAACTAAAGGCTTTGTAACGGATTTATTGGAAGAACTACAACCTGAATTTGATGTGTTTTACTCATGTGGACCCCTACCAATGCTACGTGCATTAGAGCAGTTTTACCCAGAGAAGCCAGGCTACTTATCTTTTGAAGAACGTATGGGGTGTGGCATTGGTGCATGCTTTGCTTGTATTTGCAAAACAACAGAGCAAACCGATAAGGACTATGTAAAAGTTTGCTCAGATGGACCAGTATTTCCGAAAGGAGTTGTTGAGCTATGA
- a CDS encoding dihydroorotate dehydrogenase, with product MSRLSIQLPGLDLKNPIMPASGCFGFGKEFANLYDLSKLGAIMIKATTVETRLGNPTPRVAETAAGMLNAIGLQNPGLEKVMNNELPYLERFDVPIIANVAGTITEDYVEVAEKISTAPNVKALELNISCPNVKHGGITFGTDPVVARELVEAVKKVSKVPVYVKLSPNVTDIVEIAKAVESGGADGITMINTLVGMRLDERTGKPVIANGTGGLSGPAVKPVAIRMVYEVYKAVNIPIIGMGGVTNAQDVIDFMSAGASAVAVGTANFVDPFVCPNIIEELPARLEKLGIKHIKELIGRSHL from the coding sequence ATGAGTCGACTAAGTATTCAACTCCCAGGCTTAGATTTAAAAAATCCAATCATGCCAGCTTCAGGCTGTTTCGGATTTGGTAAAGAATTTGCAAATCTCTATGATTTATCAAAACTAGGAGCCATCATGATTAAAGCAACAACAGTTGAGACTCGTCTAGGAAATCCGACGCCTCGCGTGGCAGAAACAGCGGCTGGAATGTTAAATGCCATCGGACTACAAAACCCTGGTTTAGAAAAAGTAATGAATAATGAACTCCCATATTTAGAACGCTTCGATGTCCCAATTATTGCAAATGTTGCTGGAACGATTACTGAAGACTATGTTGAAGTAGCTGAGAAGATTTCAACTGCTCCAAATGTTAAAGCATTGGAGTTAAACATCTCCTGTCCAAACGTAAAGCATGGGGGGATTACATTTGGAACAGATCCTGTTGTTGCTAGAGAGTTAGTGGAAGCTGTCAAAAAAGTTTCCAAGGTACCTGTGTATGTGAAACTGTCACCGAATGTAACAGACATTGTTGAAATTGCAAAAGCGGTTGAATCAGGTGGAGCAGATGGGATTACTATGATTAATACGCTAGTAGGTATGCGTTTGGATGAACGTACAGGCAAGCCTGTTATTGCAAATGGGACTGGTGGATTATCAGGTCCTGCTGTAAAACCAGTAGCCATCCGTATGGTGTATGAAGTGTACAAGGCTGTCAACATTCCAATTATCGGGATGGGTGGTGTGACAAACGCACAAGACGTAATCGACTTTATGTCAGCGGGTGCATCGGCAGTAGCAGTAGGTACAGCTAATTTTGTGGATCCTTTTGTTTGTCCGAATATTATTGAAGAATTACCAGCTCGATTAGAGAAGCTGGGGATAAAACACATTAAGGAACTCATTGGAAGGAGCCATCTGTAA
- the pyrF gene encoding orotidine-5'-phosphate decarboxylase translates to MNKNPIVALDFPGEKEVFQFLDQFNESIFVKIGMELYLQEGPGIVQKVKEQGHDIFLDLKLHDIPNTVKSAMKGLARLGVDLVNVHAAGGIEMMSGALEGLEAGTPAGKERAKLIAVTQLTSTTEEQMKQEQKINLSLLDSVLHYASTTKEAGLDGVVCSVHEAGQISETCGQEFLRVTPGIRLPGGEAHDQKRIATPNGARTGGSSLIVVGRAITGATDPVAAYKKVCELWEEK, encoded by the coding sequence ATGAACAAGAACCCAATCGTTGCACTAGATTTCCCTGGTGAGAAAGAAGTTTTCCAGTTTTTAGACCAATTCAACGAATCCATTTTCGTAAAGATTGGGATGGAGTTATATTTGCAAGAAGGTCCTGGCATTGTTCAAAAAGTGAAGGAACAAGGCCATGATATTTTTTTAGATTTAAAGCTCCATGATATTCCGAATACTGTCAAGTCGGCCATGAAAGGATTGGCTCGCTTAGGGGTTGACTTAGTCAATGTTCATGCAGCAGGTGGAATCGAGATGATGAGTGGTGCTCTGGAAGGTTTAGAAGCAGGAACACCAGCCGGCAAAGAGAGGGCTAAATTGATTGCAGTGACACAGCTCACTTCAACTACAGAAGAGCAAATGAAACAAGAGCAAAAGATTAATCTATCTTTACTTGATTCTGTATTGCATTATGCAAGTACTACGAAGGAAGCTGGTTTGGATGGGGTTGTTTGTTCTGTCCACGAAGCAGGTCAGATTAGTGAAACTTGTGGGCAGGAGTTTTTAAGAGTGACACCTGGTATTCGTTTACCTGGTGGAGAAGCTCATGATCAAAAGCGAATTGCCACACCAAATGGAGCTCGCACCGGTGGGTCATCATTAATCGTTGTAGGTCGAGCTATTACTGGGGCAACAGATCCGGTAGCAGCATATAAAAAAGTTTGCGAATTATGGGAGGAAAAATAA
- the pyrE gene encoding orotate phosphoribosyltransferase: MTVQNEIAHGMLKVGAVELNANDLFTWASGIKSPIYCDTRLTISDVTVRKQIAQGLARNIKEFFPETECIAGTATAGIPHAAWVSDVLEMPMVYVRSKAKEHGRGNQIEGKIAQGQKVVVVEDIISTGGSSITAVEALRAAGCEVVGVVCVYTYNLPRAEQAFEEAGVKYVSLTNFDFLVEAATETGAIKEEDIPFLKEWHAKLKAGEL, from the coding sequence ATGACTGTACAAAATGAAATCGCTCATGGAATGTTAAAGGTAGGAGCTGTGGAATTGAATGCCAATGATTTATTTACTTGGGCTTCAGGAATAAAATCACCAATCTACTGTGATACACGTTTAACAATTTCTGACGTAACAGTTCGTAAACAAATCGCGCAAGGTCTTGCACGAAATATTAAAGAATTCTTCCCGGAAACGGAATGTATAGCTGGTACTGCAACAGCTGGTATTCCGCATGCTGCTTGGGTGTCGGATGTATTAGAAATGCCAATGGTTTACGTTCGTTCAAAGGCCAAAGAACACGGTCGTGGCAACCAAATCGAAGGGAAAATCGCCCAGGGTCAAAAAGTAGTTGTAGTAGAGGACATCATTTCAACTGGTGGCTCATCAATAACTGCAGTTGAAGCATTACGTGCTGCGGGCTGTGAAGTAGTAGGTGTAGTCTGCGTTTATACATATAATTTACCACGTGCTGAACAAGCCTTTGAAGAAGCGGGTGTGAAATACGTTTCTTTAACGAACTTTGACTTTTTAGTAGAAGCTGCAACAGAAACTGGAGCAATTAAAGAAGAAGATATTCCGTTTTTAAAAGAGTGGCATGCGAAGTTGAAAGCGGGAGAGCTTTAA